The nucleotide window ATATATGGTACCTTTGTCAACACTCTCACCTCCCTTCCAAAATAATAAATGTTTTATATTATCTTTTTCGCACCACATATCCTATTCCATTGAGGCTCTTGCTTTATGAAAGCAGGGCTGAAAAGCCTACTCTCTAAAAAGAATAAAGTTTTGTATTTTATAAATGTACACAGAGTCAACAAGATGCAGTTTTGATAGCTTTTTccagtgtcaaaaacgttcttatattatgagacggagaAAGTAGTTTCTATACATATATAATACTCTGTAGTAAAAATGGTTAAAAATTACATGATTTTAAAATATTTTCATGATACTCTAATGATATTTCGCCCATTTGAATATCTCTAATAATTTTTCGCACATAACATCATCTAGGAGTAGAATTCAGCCGGAATATTCCAATAAAAAATAATGCAGTTagtatatttatttatttttgtagAAGATTTAAAAGTGGGCCCCCATTTCTCCATCACTGTTCGTTCAGCTCCCTGTTCCCTCCTTCCTCGCGGGTTCCCACCCTTCCCTCCATCTCCACGACCCTTAAAAACCCATCGCCACCACGAGTTCCCCGTCCGTCCCCAAGAAGCCAGACTCAAGAAATGGAGGTCATGACGCGTCCCGCCTCGCCGGCGCCGCACCGGGACCTCCGGCCCGACAGCGCGGCCGCGAGCCCGTACGCCACGGCGCCGTCCAGCCCGCGCGACCGCCCGTTCGGCTCCGTCGAGGGGGCGGCCGCGGCGGCGAAGGGCAGCCCGTTCCTGACGGCGCCGTCGTCGCCGAACCCGTTCGACCTCCTGCCGCCGGTCACGCCGCGCCTCGCCGGCGCCAACCCCTTCGACCTCTTCCAGCACTTCACCAGCGCGCCCGCCAGCCCCCGGCGCGCCGCGGCTATCTACGCGCACTTCGCCGAGGGGGACCGCGGCAGCCGcgacggcggcgaggaggaggaggaggaggacgacgacgatgGGTTTCACCCGCGCTCGTCGTACTCCACCACCGCCTCGGCCGTGCCGTTCGACTGGGAGGAGAGGCCCGGGACGCCCAAGGCCGGGatgggcggcggggcggcggcgtgggaCACGGACTTCGAGTTCGGCACCGTCGTCGACAACACCGCGCCGGCGGAGAGCCTGACGACCGCCGACGAGCTCTTCGAGAAGGGGAGAATCCGGCCGCTGAAGCCTCTGCTGAAGACCTCCGACGAGGGCAAGATCAGGCCGCTGAAGCCGCCGCCCGGCCTGCTGGACGGCGGGAGCGTGGGGTCATCGCCGCGGTCGCCGATCGCGAAAGGCGCCCTGAGGTCGCCCCGGCGACGGAGCAGGGTCGGCTCCGGCACGGACTTCGACCCCTTCGCAGCGGCACTTCTAGAGGCGACCAAGGGGCCCGCCCCCTCCCCGCTCGGCGGCAAGAACGCCACCGCCGTCGCGTCAGGCTCGCCGCCCAAGAAGGCCGACCCGTTCGCCGCGCGTCCAGCCTCCAGGAGCGCGGGGTGGAGGAGGTGGCGGCTCAGCGACCTCCTCCTGTTCCGGAGCTCGTCGGAAGGCGGCCGGATCAGCAAGGACCAGCTCCCCAAGTGCCCGCCGGCGCAGCATCCCGAGGCGCCCCTCAAGAAGGCAAACGCACCACCGCCGACGACGACGGCCAAGTTCAATGCCAGGGCCGTCAGCATGGACAAGCTCAAGAAGCAGGGCGGCGACAagagcggcgcggcggcggcggcggagggcaTCGTCGGGTGCGCGCGGCTGAGCCCGCTGCAGCGGTTCGCCAGGGGGCTCGGCGGGCACTCGTGGCACCACGGCCGCGGCGGCATGGCGGCGCAGGGGACCAAAGGGTAGAGGAGGGATCCATCATCATCCATGGCGTTAGCCGCCATTTTCACTCGCTTTGTCCATAGAAGAAGAGGTGGCGCCTTTTTTCCTTTTCGTTTTTTAAAATCGAACTTCGTTTTGAAACCATGGACGATGTTCTTGGTCCCGGTCTTCTCCCGGCCCCTTTGTGGAGCATGATTGTGCGTACTGTCATCGTATACGTGTACACATTATAGAATGGAAGAGATTATGAAAGTGTGAAATTGTTAGTGATACTTTTTAAAAATGTGTCATGTGTGTCGTTTCGTATGAGAAGAAAAGGACGACAGCTCTTCGATGAAGCTTGTTCTCTCATCTACTCTGAACTAAAACCACAACGAATAATTTGGAATGGAAGGAGTATGCCTTTAGTTAGATTCTGCCTCCACAATATGAATTGATATGTGGATCTTTTTCACATGAGACCAAAAGGGTGATGGCCAGTAGTAGTATGTAAGAATGTGCCTTTTCTTTTGACAAAACATAAAAATATGAATGAGCAAGAATACCCAAGTCAGCATAGTAAattcaaaaagaaatactaaaaAAATTGATAAATTTTAAAAATTTGGGGTATCAAACTTGGTATGCCATTCTACCCACGTGTGAAGTTTGGTGAAATACTGTATTGACACACGTGGTATTCTTAGTGAAGAAAATACAGCCGACCAAACATTGTTTTTAGTATAGCTTCAATTTTATTATTTTTGGCTAGATTGCCACGGATGTCATTCCTTAGTGAACTTCACACGCGAGTATACCGGTTGACTATGAATATTACAAAAAAGAATAAGATTTTTTTCTACTTTGTTTTTCATTTGACTGTTTTGACGGGTCCACTATTATTTATCCATAGATTGTTGTTGGGTTCCATTTCTCCTTTCTTTTAAATTTTTGGACATGTCCATTTCTGTTAGGATTCAAAAATGTTTACCAAACCATTTGTTTTTCTATGAAGATGGGTCATGCTTCTATTCGTTTCCTGCAAAAAAAAGATGTTTCTATTCGTTTCTCACTATGCATCCTAGTACCACCAACGATAATAGAAGAATCACACATGTGTGCTCTTTTCTCCACTTCCGTTCTTTCTAAAAGCCAACTTCCACCAAAATTCCCTCCCTTTATATCCCTAACAAAAGGAATGATGTCCAGCGGTATTTAGTGGCGGAATTTAGCATGATATATCAAAGTGGGTGGTGGCTTTTAGCCTCACATTGTGGCCTCATAACCCCAATTTGCAGTGCATATTTTGCTGGAAATCCACCACTTCTCTTCTTTTGAAAGTGACTACCAACTGAAACATAGACTTAAAAGGTCTATTCTAAAAAAAATGTGTTTAGTTCGACTTGAATTATGAACTACCAAAACGTTCTAAAATTGCTTAGAGTAAACCCTTTGCATGTGCTCCAAGCATTTGTTTACCTAGTTGTTCTTTTCTAGCGCTCAAGTTAGAAATGGGATGGGACAAATATGCTTCTTGCTATCTATTGGTTCCGATCATTTTCCTACTCCGGGATGCTCTTTATCTTTAacattttgttttctttctttttggcCCTTATTTTATGTAACTCAAATTGCTCTTATTTGTGGGTTTTTCATTTCACTTTCTGAGTACATAGTAGAGTTTTATACTTTATGTATTaaaattttggagttcgttttTGCATTAGCTTCAAATGATGATTGTTTGGGTTTGTGTTCAAAGTATCATGAATATGTTGGCGCTTGACCATCCCATTCAATGGGTGTTTGCAGCCTATCAAAGGACATGTTTTCATAACATCGATGACTTTGGTGCCCTCTCAATCCCCTCTTCGAGATCCTCGAGGTCATTTGTCTATAGTTACCTTCATCTTGTTGGTGATGATCAGCGTGGAGCTCCTCAATGCATTTGTTTGGCATTCTTCAGCGATGGAAATGCCTTCTTGATACACGTGCGGTCATTTGGCAGTTTGAGAAGCAGTTTCCAAGGatctattttatttttgttcttttcTAGCCCTTAAGTTCAAGTAAAATGGAGTTGTTTGTATTCTTTTTTTAAAGAAATGGGACCCAAAGGGCATCCTATAACAGGATATAATCAAGAAAAATAGTACCTAGTAGAATGGAAAATCATAAGACACAAAACTACCAACAACAAAATTGCATCGGAAACTAGATTGGTTGGTTTTCTTTCGATTGTATGTCGCCCATGGTAGTTtagggggtgtttgtttccagggacttttttgtgtatggactagaaaaagtccctcttagagacttttttaccaaacggaagggactttttagggactaaactagGCGTTTGGtactaaatgaagaagactctcaaggagagtctttttgggactttttgggacttttccaacaatgcccctccatgcacccattggtccgccaccccatggtgttgtttgattgttatttttctataCACTAGAggcaacatggtcatttaataaccttTAGGAAGGggtgtttggttctctagtcctaggactttttctagtcccaactaaaaagtccccagtccctaaaaagtccctccctgtttgttttcagagactaaaaagtccctagtcccttcctagaggttattaaatgaccatgttgctcctagtatatagaaaaataacaattaaacaacaccatggggtggcgggccaatgggtgcatggaggggcattgttggaaaagtcccaaaaagactctccttaagagtcttcttcatttagtcccaaatgcctagtttagtccctaaaaagtccctcccgtttggtaaaaaagtctctaagagggactttttctagtccctacacaaaaaagtccctggaaacaaacacccccttAGTCTTTGGAAACAAACAaggagggactttttagggactagggactttttagttgggactagaaaaagtcctaggactagaGAACCAAACATCACCTTAAACAAATTCACCGAACCATCAGTAAGAAAATGACACATGACAACGCTCTCATCATACTAGGCTCTGAAAACCACAATAGTCACTCACCACTACTCCCCCCTTCCTAAATATAAACCATTTTAGAGATATTCCAATACCGACTACATACAAAACAAAATGAGTGAttctacactttaaaatatgcCTACATATATTCAAATATATATTTTTTGCTGGTACATACATCTGAATGTAGCCCGTATTGAAATATCTATACATGCTTATATTCAGAAACGGATGGAGTAGAAATAAATATCGGTGGGGACATCACCCCATGCAAACAAAGGCTAGCAATTCTTTTTTTTTTCGTTTCGCAAATAAGACTTGCAATTCTTCGCCATTCATGTTCTTTTTGATCTTGTTGTTTTAGTACAAAGCATGGTTCTATGTTAAAAGCCAGTTGGATATGCTTTTAGTCTCTCTTTTTTTGCGAAAAGATGTGCTTTTAGTCTTGACTTGAAAactttttgctttggcgggactgaAGTTGGTGTTTGCTTGGACTCACGTTCGAAGTATCAAACGGAACATCTAAAAAAAAGTACTCCCTCAGTAAGaaaatataaaagcgtttagatcactaaagtaataatctaaacgtttttatatttctttacagagagATTATCAAACAAACGGAACTCCTTTCACTGGACAAAAGTGCGGAGCAAATAAGAACAGAGAGTTAGAGTTCGTTTTTAACAGAATAAGAACAAAGAGTTAGTAGCGATTGGATTACGTACTCGTTTGTCATGTCTGGAACGAACAACCGCAACCGGCAAAACCATACCGCATCCCGACGCCATCGTTTTCAAAGATACTCCGGAGCGAACCGTTCATTCGTGGCAAATCAAATCATTGAGCTCTCGTTCCCCGTGCACTAAACTACGGGGAGGATCCGTTGTCACGCACTGCCCACAGGCATCTGGCTAGACTTGTAAATCAGTCGTCATAGACTCTTAGTATAATTGAATTCCACAATAAAAAAAATGCTTTTAGAGCATCTATAGACGGACTTAACAAATCCGACCGCTCAAACGCCCACAGACGTGTCCACGGATAATGACTGGTCACGCCTCAAAAAATGCATTCCGCATCCGGATTCCTCAAATCCATATTGTTACATGGAACGCAGCGATCTTTGAGCGGAGCTTCGTCCGGTTCCGCTCCCTACCCTCCGGCTTCGCCGTCGCCATGCTCGGCGGCTGGCTGAGCCCCTCAGAGTGTTCGTCCGGTCGTCGACAAGGTAGAGTAGGGCATGGGACACGAGCCGGCTCATGGGACTCAAGGCGTCGCCgtctcccatgccctactcttTCTCGTCGGGGCCCGAAGCCATTTGGGTGCCGGTGGACGTCAAATCGATGACGGATCCGTCCTGGGATGAGCCGTCGACGTCCACCACGATGCGGTTGCGCCGCCCGGATTGATGCGCCATACGGGGCGCCGGAGAATGCGACTCCGCCTCGTCGACGTCCATCGCCGCGAGggctgccgccgcctcctgcgcccGGTGCCTTGCACGGCGGGCACGCCGTGCCATGTTCTCGTCGGACAAGGTTCATGGTGTGTCCCGATGCTCGGCGCGCCAACAAAGGGGTTGCACGTCCGCCAACGCATTCGGGCACGAGGTGGACCGCACGGTCTCCGACGAGGCAGCTACGGCTGGCCTAGCGCCGGATCCATGTGCCATTTGGACGAACGCAACGGATTCCCGACGAAAGGAGTCCGAGCGCTGCTATGCACGGGCCTCCTCCCGGGCGCAAGGAGCGCAAGCCGAACGGCCATCTCCTCTTCAGGGCCGCGTAGGATGAGCTCGGGGTCGACGGATCTGAAGGTGAAGGACTCGGATCCGCTGCCCGCCATGCCGGAGACGACCGAAGGAGACGGAGACGAGTTTGGGTGGCGGAGAGAAGTGAAGTGAAGTGGCTAGGGTTTGGTCCGGCAAGCGGATGGGAAGGAATATATGTGAGGTAGGGTGAGCCAACGTGAGTCGGGTCCGATGTGGCGGGTGTGCCCGGGTGCCTATATCCGTCATATTTGGATGGATATGAGGATGGCGGTTAGTCGGACTTTTGAGGGCTGTCTGGCTTAAAAAATTATGATCAGGCGGTTCACTTGGACGTACGAGGCGTCCGGTTGTAGATGGTGTTAGTATAATTCAAGTACACGCTGGACGATAAAACCTATGTGATTTTGGGGCGCGTTTTGTACGTTTGCAGCCTGGAGATAACACTAGCATAATCGTTGGTAGAAGAATGCTAGTGTTGGTCACGTTCTACTCGGCGGCTTGCCATGCGCCAAGGTTTCAAAGCTTTTTGCCGCCGATCGATGTTAATTCGGCGCGAACAAATTTAATTTGATTATAGGTGGGTGCTAACCACTGCTAGCTAGCTACTAGCTACGTTGTCGTTAGTGTCGTTAGTGGCGTCCGAACATGGCGGGGCGCCATTCGATCGGCCCGGTTGAAAAGTCTTTGACGCTGCACGAATGCGGCAGGAAAGGGGGCGGGGCCATGGCCATGGTCGTGGGCTCATGGCTGTAGACCGCAGTTGGTGGTGTGGGGGTCCGACTTCCGACCGGCGCACGCTTGTTTTGACCGCACCGGTCCGGCGGGCCTATGAGTTCCCGGTCAAAGACGACGTGACGGCACGCACGCCACAGGTTACACGCGTGGGTGGGAATAAACGTGCTTTTTCTCTGCTTGCGCGCCAAAAACTATTCTCTCTTCCCTTCCAGAATAACGGAAAGATCTCTGTCAGAGAAGGAATAATCTGAGAGATGTGCGTGCGTGCGACCCCTTCCCGGACGTGCcaagcatcttcatcttcatcttcttcttcccaAAGAAAGACAGAGAGAAATCGTTTCTTAACTGACGGGAGGGTAGACTGATGGTCTGATCTCCTTTGTTAGAATTCGGTCACCTTCGAGGTGGGCAGTAGCAGGACGATCTTTCAAGGCGGGAGCATCTCTCTTCTTACCCGATCCGATGTGATTGTTTCGTGAATGGAAACAAACGAAACTCGTGTCAAATCGGATGATTTCGTCCGACCCGCACCTAACCGAGATAATCCCCCCATCCGTGCCATGAACATCACCACAAACATGCATGGCGATGTGTGGTGTGGTTGACCGGCAGCCGGCTCCGAGCTTTCAAGGCGTTAGCAAGTGGGTCGGGAGGCCGGTTGACTCCTTGAGTTTGGTTGGCACAGTCTCGTACTGTGGCCGTTGCCGCATCTCGCTCTCTCCCGATCCACAGCCAAACCAACCAGCGAACGTGCCTGGCTCTGGCTGGTCCCGCCAAAGTAGATTGGACCAGCAAGAACCAACGAGAGGGCACCCAAGGTTTGCCGTTTCCACACACACGTTCACTCTAGCTGACTCGGGGCCGTCTGCTG belongs to Triticum urartu cultivar G1812 chromosome 7, Tu2.1, whole genome shotgun sequence and includes:
- the LOC125522911 gene encoding uncharacterized protein LOC125522911; this translates as MEVMTRPASPAPHRDLRPDSAAASPYATAPSSPRDRPFGSVEGAAAAAKGSPFLTAPSSPNPFDLLPPVTPRLAGANPFDLFQHFTSAPASPRRAAAIYAHFAEGDRGSRDGGEEEEEEDDDDGFHPRSSYSTTASAVPFDWEERPGTPKAGMGGGAAAWDTDFEFGTVVDNTAPAESLTTADELFEKGRIRPLKPLLKTSDEGKIRPLKPPPGLLDGGSVGSSPRSPIAKGALRSPRRRSRVGSGTDFDPFAAALLEATKGPAPSPLGGKNATAVASGSPPKKADPFAARPASRSAGWRRWRLSDLLLFRSSSEGGRISKDQLPKCPPAQHPEAPLKKANAPPPTTTAKFNARAVSMDKLKKQGGDKSGAAAAAEGIVGCARLSPLQRFARGLGGHSWHHGRGGMAAQGTKG